In Pseudomonas deceptionensis, a single window of DNA contains:
- a CDS encoding bifunctional 4-hydroxy-2-oxoglutarate aldolase/2-dehydro-3-deoxy-phosphogluconate aldolase, with protein sequence MTTTIANVSMADKVALIDSLCDRARILPVITIAREQDILPLADALAAGGLTALEVTLRSAFGLKAIRILRDQRPELVTGAGTVLDRHMLAAAEEAGSQFIVTPGITRDLLQASVASDIPLLPGISNASGIMEGYGLGYRRFKLFPAEVSGGVAAIKALGGPFGEVKFCPTGGVSPANIRSYMALKNVMCVGGSWMLDSEWIKNGDWARIQECTAEALALLD encoded by the coding sequence ATGACAACAACAATTGCGAACGTATCGATGGCGGATAAAGTCGCCCTGATCGACAGCCTCTGTGACCGTGCCCGGATTCTGCCGGTGATTACCATCGCTCGCGAACAAGACATTCTGCCGCTGGCCGATGCGCTGGCGGCCGGTGGTCTGACGGCCCTGGAAGTGACCCTGCGTTCGGCGTTCGGCCTCAAGGCGATCCGTATCTTGCGCGATCAACGCCCTGAGCTGGTGACCGGCGCAGGCACTGTGCTGGATCGGCATATGCTGGCAGCGGCAGAAGAGGCGGGTTCGCAATTTATCGTGACGCCGGGCATTACCCGTGACTTGTTGCAGGCCAGTGTAGCCAGCGATATCCCGCTGCTGCCGGGCATCAGCAATGCCTCCGGGATCATGGAAGGCTACGGGTTGGGCTACCGTCGCTTCAAACTGTTCCCGGCTGAAGTCAGTGGCGGTGTGGCCGCGATCAAGGCATTGGGCGGCCCGTTTGGCGAAGTGAAATTCTGCCCGACTGGCGGCGTGAGCCCGGCGAACATTCGCAGCTACATGGCGTTGAAAAACGTGATGTGTGTAGGCGGTAGCTGGATGCTGGACAGCGAATGGATCAAGAACGGCGACTGGGCCCGTATCCAGGAATGCACCGCCGAGGCGCTTGCGCTGCTGGATTGA